GACCACCCGACAGCTCCGCCGGACGGTGGGTGAGACGGTTGGTCAGCCCCAGCCGGGAGGTGATCTCCTCGAACCACTCCTGGTCCACCTTCGCACCGGCGATGTCGGACGGCAGGGTGATGTTCTCCGCTGCGGTGAGCGTGGGGACGAGGTTGAAGGACTGGAAGATGAAGCCCAGCCGGTCACGCCGCAGTGCCGTCATCTCCTTGTCCCGCAGGCCCGACAGGTCGGTGTCACCGATGTACGCGGAACCGGAGGTGGCCGAATCCAGGCCGGCCATGCAGTGCATGAGCGTCGACTTACCCGAACCCGACGGGCCCATGATGGCGGTGAACTGGTTCCGCGCGAACTCCACGTCGACGTGATCCAGCGCGGTCACTGCGGTCTCCCCCTCGCCGTACTGCTTGAACAGGCCCACCGCGCGGGCAGCGGCCCCCGCAGGGCCCGCCGCCCGGTGCTTACCCGTGACGGAGTCCACGGCATCCGTGTCCGCCGGCTGTGCCGCGTGGCGGGGGCCCTCGACCGTGTCACCGGCGGCGGTGGCACCGGCCGTGGTCTCCGGGACGGCTGCCGTGCCCGTGGTGTCGGCCGTGTCCTGAGTCGCCGGGGTCGCCGGGTCCTCGGGCAGGTTCGTGGGGGTGTGGTCACGCTCTGACATGGTCGGGGTTACTTCCTTCTTCACACGGTCTAGGGACAGGGATGACTGGACAGGAT
Above is a window of Corynebacterium suedekumii DNA encoding:
- a CDS encoding ABC transporter ATP-binding protein translates to MDSVTGKHRAAGPAGAAARAVGLFKQYGEGETAVTALDHVDVEFARNQFTAIMGPSGSGKSTLMHCMAGLDSATSGSAYIGDTDLSGLRDKEMTALRRDRLGFIFQSFNLVPTLTAAENITLPSDIAGAKVDQEWFEEITSRLGLTNRLTHRPAELSGGQQQRVACARALVSRPEIIFGDEPTGNLDSNSSREVLDILRTAVDQDDQTVVIVTHDAKAASYADRVVFLADGRLINEILDPTIDEILATMAGIES